The Aspergillus flavus chromosome 6, complete sequence nucleotide sequence GACTCAGAGGTTGCATCTGTTGTGCGTGATACAGACATGATCTGGTCCAGCATGAATGGTCGTCCTTACCTCGTCGGACGGTTCCCCCACACTCTAAGAATGCGCCTAATGAGAGAGCATCTTGGCATTGATGTAGATGAGCTCATGGAGCATTCCATGGCTACAGAAGAAGAACTGCGAAGGATCCAGATTGCGGAGGAGGGCTCCAAGTCACCGGGAGATCATGAGAGACTCGATCCTGAATCACTTATGCTGGAAAAACAGGATGAGAGGGACATGATCGAGCGTCGGCACCGTATACAAGACGAGTTCCTCTCGCGGTCGGAAGATATGCACAGCTTCAATCATGATGTCGACTGGGAACAAGGTGACAATCCTAATCTCAAGTCGAACAGGAAGCTCACCGCAGATGCAAGAGTGACTGCCAACCCAGAGCATAAAAAGGATGTGGACGGTTATGGTCCTGATCATCTTAGTGCTGCTCTGCAAGCCGGTTTAGGAGAAGCGCGTGATTCTCAGCTCTTGGGTGACAAGTCAGAGGTCTTGGTCTCACCCATTGCGAGCGAGGGTAAGGGCACCATCCAGCAACCGAGACATTGCCCGCAACAAGAAGCCAATGGCGACAACGAAACAAGGAAAACATCCTTCATCTTGTCAGATGATGTCGATGATCCAGGTTCAGTCGTTGAAGGACTGTCAGCTGCTCGTAACCCAGCTTTATCAGGGCATGATACCGAGAGCGGTGGGAATGGCGCTGTTCCCTCATCTAAAGAAAAGTTCGACGTGACAAAGCACCCGCACCCACTGGTCGCAGATATGAAACATGTATTCATTGATAAAGACTGCATGAGAGATCCGGTGATCGACGTGTTTTACCTAGACACTTGGCATGCTGTTGCCGAGAAAAATACGAAATTGTTCCGGAGCGTTTTCCGCTGCATGCCTGACAGCGAGGTGAAGTCCTGGAAAGAGTATAAGGACTATGCTGATTACGGGGAGCGTTTTGCTGAGATGCAGAATCAACACAGTGCTAAGGCATTTCGTCCGGCTCATGCTAGGCAAACTGGCCCGCCTGGTACAGGTGCTAGCTTGATTGCAGGTGGTCTCACAACCAAGTCTAACTTATTAGGAGCCGGTCCAAACGCGGAAGGGCAGATGATGGGCCAGAAAGATCAATCATCATCTGAGAAGATTGACCTCAGACAAGCTGCAAACACCCAGAATCACGATCGTATGCGGTCAGATATAGCACAACAACAGAAAACACTGTCATCTAAAGACGAAAAAATGACTGGGTTGAGAACGTTGGATGCACCAGCATCTGGAAACGTACAAAACGGGCGGCATGATGATAATGGATCATCAGGAGAAGATCATGGGAAACAGGTTTCAGATCCGCCAGTCGTTGATTATTCGGAGGCTCTAAACCGAAATGCCACAGCTCAATCACGACGACGGAGACGAAGAGCTACAACTCTGGGCTCGAAACGGGAATTCCATGCATCAGATGAGGTGATGGACAAACAACAAGCGGAGGACCTTCTGAACCAGGTTCAAGGACATTTAATTCTTTGGCCTTATGACTGGTTAGTAGAACTTTTCGCTGCACTATGAACGATAATCCTATGTACTAACTGCTTGAACTAGgctcgaaaaagaagagcaaggtgGAAACTGGCTGTACACACTTGACCAACTTTCTCCCTTGGAAATCTAGTAAGttgttcatttttttttattttttttcttttccatttttacTTGTTCACTATTATAGGCAGGTTACTAATTATCTGCAGTAATTAATACACTGCGTGTCCTCTGTGTACCTCTGATTCATCCACTTCTCTTTGCGGGACTCTAAGCATACTGGTGAAGCAACTGTGCTTAGTCGCGATGTGCTCGGCGATTGTGGCTTCCAACGTTTCCTTAATGCTCGTATTTCTGTAACTTCTATACAAATGATAATATGAATCTTCCCTATCTCCTCTAATGGCTATTGTtgatttaataattttaccTGCCTTCCTGATACTTTGGCATTTAAGGCTTTCTATCTTCGGtctatcattttcttctttccaatcCATAGTGGTCTTGTTTTTGTGTTTTAAATAATAGGAATATTGGTCGCAGTTAATTGACCTAGGGTTATAGGGAACAAAGCTCAAGTATTGTACTTTCATCATACGATAAGATGGCTCTAACCTATATTAAATTAGGTTATACTATACACTGCTTATGATTACAAGTGATTGATCTATTCTCATATACAACAAGACCTTCTTCCAGCCTAGGTTATCTGCGCTCGCACCTTGCTAAAGTCATCGAAATTTGCTCGTAAAACAGAGGCCAGAAGACTAGTTTTCAAACCGCCATGATTACGCCGTTCCCATGCACCAAGACATATACCAAGGCGATCATATGCGCGCGCAAAAACGTCCTGGAGTTCATAGGTGCGAGAACATGTACGGCCGAGATCATTCATGTAATTGGCGGGATCCTGAAGACATAACCTCGAGGCTGCCGGTATGTTGCGCTTGATAGCAGCCGTTTTCTTCCGATTTACAAGTGCACGCTGGCCGCGGAGGTGGGCTGGCAAATCCTCTGCATCGTACCTTTTTATTGCGTCTTTCACAGTACCAGCATCAAAGAAGCTCGGGGGGTCCACGGAAACACATGTACTTCTTAGATCGACCTCAGAGCCGTATACCTTTAAAACAGCAAGGAGCTGTTTGCCCAAGCTTCTTGACTCTTGAAATCGGCCATGATTCATTCTAAGAAATGCCACAAGAAGCATCACAAGAGTATCAGGCTCAATGGACGATTTATGGCTACCAAACAAATCTTGCGACTCCAATATTAGACGGATGACCATGTATAGCGGCCGAATCGCAGGATATTCAGCATGATAGTCGCATATGTACTCAACAGAGGAGGGCAATCCTTCACCACAGTGGAACTGGACTCGCATACCGGTCTCATGGTGAACAGCGGTCAGAATTGAATTGCATTTGCCGCTCAACTCAATCCGGCCGCTAAACGACGAGCAATGCTGAAGGGTACATTCCACCCGAGACAATAGATCACTATGAAGACTGAGGATCTGTGGCCGTGTAGGACTTGGCCTTCGGGCCCGGTCGATCGATCGGGCTGGGTCTGGCACAGGTAAGATGAAGTCCAAGTCCGAATGGCTCATTGCAAACCCGGTTCGCCGAGAGCCGATGACCTGCGGCGTATGAGGTATAACATCTCGCAGCATGCTCGTAACTTGAGTAACTATGTGGCTAACCCTATCCTGCTCAGGGGGTGTTGGTAACAAATATTCCTCAAGTGCGCGGATCTCTGCATCTAGCTGCATGAAGCTGTCAGGCCATTCGCGACCTGCATCGCAGTAATCCATCCATGGGGATTGTTCCCATCGGCCTTGTTCTGTATTTACATTCCATCGTATCCGGTCACACGGGATAGTTTGGCTGGTAATGACGGGATCCTTTTCCAGGGTACGGGTATTCCTTGCTGTCCGTGTCGATGGCCCAGATGAGACAAATTGTGCTGTAGCCTCTGGGGAAACCAGTTTAACTGGTAGTTTCAAAGCCATAGCTTCCTTCACCGGAATTACAGGGCGGGCGAGGTCCCTAGAGGGTGTCCGGTCGTATACTTTACGAACCAAACTGGTCCTATTCGAGGATCGGTGGGCCTCGAGAGTCCTTGGGAGGCTGTTTTTAAATACAGCCATGTCCTTAGCGTAGAACCTAGTTCCAGAGATAGCTTGATGTTTTGACTGGGAAGAGTGAAACGCGTGCTGCCGAAGGacagaggaaggagaggggagTAAACCGGCTGAGAGGTAGAAGCGCATGGTCGCGCAAGAAACTAGGCAATCGAGGCATTGCGAATGACTGACGAGAATCCGGGGCATATACCGGACCAAAGCAACGTTCTAAGTTTTAAGAATTTGTTATAATGAAAAAGCAGGAGAATGAAAGGACGATCTGATGGATGAATGAATTACAAAACTAAGAGACGAAGATGGCAGCATTCACAAGCTAGCAAGCACATGATTCATCCCGTGCACCCGATGACAAAAACTTTATCACGTGCTAGACTCTGCCCTAACTCCGGGTGCAGACGATCGATTAGATAATCGAGTACGATTCGATGAGGTTACTGCTAGTACTAATATTGTGTATATTCTTAGTACTTAGTACgtactagtagtattagATACGTCTATCACAAGCATGACATATAAATTGTATGTCAAAAATCAGCCCGGAGAAGGGACCATCCGGTCCATCTTCGTGCCCCATTGGCAGATCATCATTCTGTAGTCATTATCTGTCTATTTTCGGGTGAACCAGGATaagagaacaagaaagaaaaaaaaaaaaggaaaatttATCTCAAGCATTCGAATAATGACGTACATGTGTGATGAACGCACGATTGGCGGGGGGGATGAAGGGCTGATAAAGAGGAACTTCATGGATCGCATCATCCACTCCAGTATCGTGGGGTACGAACGTGGAAACCGGTTATTCGAATTGACTATtaattcatcatcatgggaCTACAATTACATACTTTGTAGATTATGTCTGGTTGGGTACTTATATTATAGTCCATGGTACTATAATTGTTCCCGAGAATAACTAAGATAATTAaggtaggtaggtatatgttttctttttcctccgAGTCACCGGCCTGGAACAGTCCGTTTTGGGGGGTGTGGCCCATCACCGTTCTTGCTTTGgtcttccctctctctctatctccttctctcccgTTCTACCTTATATCCCTCATGCCTCTCTTCCCTGGCTCGTGAACAATCCAGCTCTTCCTATTGCTTGAGTATATTAAGCAGCCAACAACCGAGCGAAGCGATTGAAACCACGTTCTTCAGGTCTTCACCGCCTGTGACTTCTAAACGGTCCgcccctctctttcttcaaacCTGCCCTCAACCCTCCGTCAGTGACTcgttctctccctctctccccACTCCGTCTTCCCTTGACTCACGCTTTCACTCTTGTTGGAGaataaaagagagaagagagaagcaAACGCCCTTCACCATTACTCCAACAACAATCCCTTATCTACGGCGTTCTAATCCTCCCATAGCCCCCAGTTCAATGATACTCGTTTTGCTGTCCAGGGCATAGTTCGTGGcttccccccctccccacACCACCAAACTAGCTTGATCTCTCTCCCACTCCATTTCTCCGAGGTACCTGCGACTCTAAACGTCCTACAGTTGCCCACTCCCCTGTTGTTGGTCATCGATCTCGTACACAGAAGCTCGAAGACAATGTCGTTTCTCTGACTAGTCTTTGGAAACTTCAGATCGAGTAGCTGATTAGATCCTCGCCCGCTGTCATTCGCATCTCCCCCTTGCATCGTCCTCATTACTTTTTTATCGATACCTGATAATGTCCTCTGAACAAAGGACGACTCCTGCAAAGATTCCCAGTGACCAGCCTGACCCGGTTCTGGTTGGTCCGGGCGTCAAAGTTCTAGGTGAAGAGGCTTACACCAAGGCCTCAACTGCTACCCCTATTCCGGGTGGTGAGAAAAAGCAATCTTTCACCACCGATGCGCCTTCGTACTTCTCTAAAACCCCTGGCGAAAAGATGTCTTCGGAGTCGTCAAATGCTACCCCTACTACTCCTGCTCAGGCAGCCAAGGATGCGAGGTCGAGAATTGAACTCTTGCGTCGTTTGAGCCTGAGGGAGACGCCCAAAGTGCTGGAGGCAGATCTACGTCAACAACACCCAGGGTTGCGTCTCTCTGGACGAATCATTAGTGCCGCCTTCTGTATCCCATACAAGGTTTACTATCGGCGAGAGTCTTCTTGGGTATGTATTCCCCGTTTATCTATTCAGTTGTGCCCTCTTTTCCATCTTAGAGTCTACCAAAAATTTTGAGATAGTTAGGTTAATCATTTAACAGGAGCTCAAACCCCGTCCAGGAACCTCGGCACTATTCGATTCTTTGGCATATTTGGGTTCCGAGGAGACTAATTGGTCACATACGCTCGTTGGCTGGACCGGCGAAGTAGAACCAGTTCCGGAGGACACAGTGCCTTTGCAGCAAATCCCCATAAACACTAGTGCGAAGCTGCCAGCTGCGACTAATGGTACAGCAAAACCTCTCAATAAGGCGGCAGCACCTGTCCCTGTGGACGCCAATCAGCGGCCACCTAGCCATCCTCTTCTAGATGGTTTCACAGTCAGCCAGGACGATCGAAGTCGACTAGATGCACAGTTAAGCTCTGGGCGATACGGTAAAATTGCCCCCGTGTGGCTGTCGGCTGAGACAGAAATCCCCGAGGATACAATCTTCTTGGAGGACCAAGGCAGATGGAGGCGATATGCAGAAAGGGAGCTGTACCCTCTCCTGCATTACAAGCAACATGGCCCCACTGACGGCCGGTCTGAACGCAACTGGTGGGCGGATTACGTCCGAATGAATCGGTTATTTGCGGACCGAATTCTAAAAGAATATCAGGAAGGCGATATTGTTTGGATCCATGACTAccatcttttccttttgcccAGCATGTTGAGGCAGCGGATCCCAAACATTTACATTGGCTTCTTCCTACATGCCCCATTTCCCAGTAGCGAGTTTATGCGCTGTCTAGCTAAGCGCAAGGAGGTGCTTACCGGAGTATTGGGTGCGAACATGATTGGTTTTCAGACTTTCTCATATTCCCGCCATTTTTCATCCTGCTGCACTCGGGTGCTCGGATTTGACTCCAACTCTGCCGGAGTTGATGCGTATGGCGCTCACGTGGCCGTGGACGTCTTCCCTATTGGTATCGATGCCAAGGCAATCCAAAATATTGCCTTCGGTGCCTCTGAGATTGAGAACGCTGTGACAGGGATACGCAAGCTTTACGCCgggaagaagatcattgtCGGCCGTGATCGGTTGGACAGTGTCCGTGGTGTGGCCCAGAAGTTGCAGTCTTTCGAAGTGTTCCTAGAGCGGTACCCTGAATGGCGCGATAAGGTCGTGCTTATCCAAGTGACCAGTCCGACCAGTgtcgaagaggaaaaggaggagaacAAAATTGCAAGTCAAATCTCCAATCTTGTTTCCACCATAAACGGCCGCTTTGGGTCTTTGAGCTTCTCACCCGTCAAGTACTACCCGCAATATCTCTCCCAGCATGAGTATTTTGCCTTGCTGCGCGTGGCTGATGTCGGTCTGATCACCACCGTTCGAGATGGCATGAACACGACTAGTTTGGAGTATATCATTTGCCAACAGCAAAGCCACGGTCCTTTGATCCTCTCCGAGTTCTCAGGAACTGCAGGGACCCTCTCAAGTGCGATCCATATCAATCCTTGGGACACGGCAGGCGTAGCTGGAGCCATCAATCAGGCCTTGACAATGTCACCTGAGAGTAAAAAGGCAAGCCATCAGAAGCTCTACAAGCATGTCACAACAAACACAGTGTCGGCTTGGTCCACACAATATCTCTCTCGTTTGCTGACCAACCTTTCTTCGTTTGACCAATCTGTGGCGACTCCCGCTCTCGATCGAGCCAAGCTATTGAAGCAGTATCGTAAGGCACGGAAGAGGCTTTTCATGTTCGACTATGATGGCACACTTACCCCAATCGTCAAAGATCCACAAGCTGCTATACCATCTGACCGCGTCTTGCGGACCATCAAAACTCTAGCCGCAGACTCCCGCAACGCAGTATGGATTATCAGTGGGCGCGACCAAGCATTTCTCGACGAATGGATGGGTCACATACCTGAATTAGGCTTGAGTGCCGAGCATGGTTGCTTCATCCGGAAACCACGCTCGGACGACTGGGAGAATTTGGCTGAACGATCGAACATGGGATGGCAGAAAGAGGTCATGGAGATATTCCAGCACTATACTGAACGTACTCAAGGCTCTTTCATTGAGAGGAAACGGGTTGCTTTGACATGGCATTATCGGCGGGCAGACCCTGAGTATGGTGCGTTCCAGGCTCGGGAGTGCCGAAAACATCTAGAGGAGACTGTAGGGAAAAGATGGGACGTGGAAGTCATGGCAGGCAAGGC carries:
- a CDS encoding glycosyltransferase family 20-domain-containing protein, giving the protein MSSESSNATPTTPAQAAKDARSRIELLRRLSLRETPKVLEADLRQQHPGLRLSGRIISAAFCIPYKVYYRRESSWELKPRPGTSALFDSLAYLGSEETNWSHTLVGWTGEVEPVPEDTVPLQQIPINTSAKLPAATNGTAKPLNKAAAPVPVDANQRPPSHPLLDGFTVSQDDRSRLDAQLSSGRYGKIAPVWLSAETEIPEDTIFLEDQGRWRRYAERELYPLLHYKQHGPTDGRSERNWWADYVRMNRLFADRILKEYQEGDIVWIHDYHLFLLPSMLRQRIPNIYIGFFLHAPFPSSEFMRCLAKRKEVLTGVLGANMIGFQTFSYSRHFSSCCTRVLGFDSNSAGVDAYGAHVAVDVFPIGIDAKAIQNIAFGASEIENAVTGIRKLYAGKKIIVGRDRLDSVRGVAQKLQSFEVFLERYPEWRDKVVLIQVTSPTSVEEEKEENKIASQISNLVSTINGRFGSLSFSPVKYYPQYLSQHEYFALLRVADVGLITTVRDGMNTTSLEYIICQQQSHGPLILSEFSGTAGTLSSAIHINPWDTAGVAGAINQALTMSPESKKASHQKLYKHVTTNTVSAWSTQYLSRLLTNLSSFDQSVATPALDRAKLLKQYRKARKRLFMFDYDGTLTPIVKDPQAAIPSDRVLRTIKTLAADSRNAVWIISGRDQAFLDEWMGHIPELGLSAEHGCFIRKPRSDDWENLAERSNMGWQKEVMEIFQHYTERTQGSFIERKRVALTWHYRRADPEYGAFQARECRKHLEETVGKRWDVEVMAGKANLEVRPTFVNKGFIASRLVNEYGTGPGQAPEFIFCSGDDFTDEDMFRALQKFDLPQDHVYSVTVGASSKQTSASWHLLEPADVIETVTMLNSSSTQDY